One part of the Rutidosis leptorrhynchoides isolate AG116_Rl617_1_P2 chromosome 1, CSIRO_AGI_Rlap_v1, whole genome shotgun sequence genome encodes these proteins:
- the LOC139842425 gene encoding receptor-like protein 7 has product MDFIDLSDNFITGEIPPLICQAESLGILDLSSNSFTGTLPTCLFGKSIFFIDLSQNNFGGTISNTFTHECQLKMLDLSGNRFVGQLPKSLANCTNLMSLDVRDNYFDGVFPFWLGSLTELQELDLSFNRFSGAIHDPSTFIPESFPKLQMLILANNDFSGHLPDKYFKIWKAMKSSNMGFDNSFTTVENIKPSKAINTFAQIDLSCNSFDGEIPQSLTDLQGLGSLNLSNNRLTGYVLPSFGNLTNLESLDLSHNELSGEIPHELVQLNFLAKFNVSFNNLAGRVPTGKQFNTFENYSYVGNPLLCGKPLSNDCRGSTTSTLPQTSDDYDKSLLPSDIIDWIVVFTGFGSGLVVGIILWNFVYGRYRDWFIERFGMRRDTWVRPLCNKRRN; this is encoded by the coding sequence ATGGATTTTATTGATCTTTCAGACAACTTTATCACTGGAGAGATACCACCATTGATATGCCAAGCTGAATCACTTGGCATCCTTGATTTGTCTTCTAACAGCTTCACTGGAACACTTCCTACATGTCTTTTTGGCAAATCAATATTTTTTATTGATCTTTCTCAAAATAACTTTGGTGGCACAATATCAAATACATTTACGCATGAATGCCAGTTGAAGATGTTGGATTTGAGTGGAAATCGATTTGTGGGCCAGTTACCAAAATCATTAGCTAACTGTACTAACTTGATGTCTCTCGACGTTAGAGATAACTATTTTGATGGTGTCTTCCCATTTTGGTTGGGATCTCTTACTGAGCTTCAAGAGCTTGACTTAAGTTTCAACAGATTTTCCGGTGCAATTCATGATCCATCTACTTTTATACCAGAGTCCTTCCCCAAGTTACAGATGTTGATCCTTGCAAATAATGACTTCAGTGGTCACCTACCTGACAAGTACTTCAAGATTTGGAAGGCAATGAAGTCATCTAATATGGGATTCGATAACAGTTTTACAACAGTCGAAAATATCAAACCCTCAAAGGCCATAAACACATTTGCTCAAATTGACCTCTCTTGTAACAGTTTTGACGGAGAGATCCCACAGTCACTCACTGATCTTCAAGGCCTTGGATCACTTAATCTTTCCAACAACCGTCTTACCGGTTATGTGTTACCATCATTTGGGAATCTAACGAACCTCGAATCTTTGGATCTCTCCCATAACGAGCTATCGGGAGAAATTCCTCATGAATTGGTACAACTTAACTTCCTAGCGAAGTTCAACGTGTCGTTCAACAATCTTGCAGGCCGTGTACCAACTGGGAAACAGTTCAATACATTTGAGAACTATTCTTACGTGGGTAATCCTTTGCTGTGTGGAAAACCATTATCCAATGATTGTCGAGGTTCAACGACATCAACACTTCCACAAACAAGCGATGATTACGACAAGTCTCTCCTCCCAAGTGACATAATCGATTGGATTGTTGTATTCACAGGCTTTGGAAGTGGGTTAGTAGTTGGAATTATTTTGTGGAACTTTGTATATGGAAGGTATCGGGATTGGTTCATTGAGCGATTTGGGATGAGAAGAGACACGTGGGTAAGGCCACTATGTAACAAGAGGAGAAACTAA